One window from the genome of Thermococcus siculi encodes:
- a CDS encoding ABC-2 transporter permease produces the protein MGTVKTQLEWELNDPLKLGVFLFGFLLTGLAFFKAALGMGATGMLDPFDQESAVHYAGIIPRLALPILSQEAYSVLVFVAVMLSSLSIRGEMDSLAALTVYSLPIRKWKLFLTKFVSVFALTALSFVVPYFLAVGYVLSGSPSLLRGILGNGVWANILAFFLIAVFYTVSVSLFMAILSPNSFASILGGLALLYAPVILGISTLPPFNISAAMSSYLTSVAYGVGGADVAYGSVVGVGFFIPSALLAASVVLSERRDAR, from the coding sequence ATGGGCACCGTTAAAACCCAGCTGGAATGGGAGCTGAACGATCCTCTGAAGCTCGGGGTTTTCCTCTTCGGGTTCCTGCTGACGGGGCTGGCGTTCTTTAAGGCCGCCCTCGGCATGGGGGCAACCGGCATGCTCGATCCCTTTGACCAGGAATCCGCCGTCCACTACGCCGGAATCATTCCGAGGCTTGCCCTCCCCATCCTGTCGCAGGAAGCCTACAGCGTTCTCGTCTTCGTTGCGGTTATGCTCTCCAGCCTTTCAATAAGGGGTGAGATGGACTCGCTGGCGGCCCTCACGGTTTACTCCCTCCCGATCAGGAAGTGGAAGCTGTTCCTGACCAAATTTGTCTCAGTATTCGCTTTGACAGCTCTATCGTTTGTGGTTCCATATTTCCTGGCCGTCGGATACGTCCTCTCCGGCTCCCCTTCCCTCCTCAGAGGGATTCTAGGGAACGGGGTCTGGGCCAATATTCTGGCGTTTTTCCTGATTGCGGTTTTCTATACGGTCTCGGTTTCCCTCTTCATGGCAATACTGTCGCCAAATTCCTTTGCCTCTATTCTGGGGGGACTCGCCCTTCTGTACGCCCCCGTTATTCTCGGAATATCAACCCTGCCACCGTTCAACATCTCAGCCGCCATGTCCTCTTATCTAACCTCGGTGGCCTACGGAGTGGGAGGCGCGGATGTTGCATACGGGAGCGTAGTCGGCGTGGGGTTCTTCATCCCCTCC